In Vibrio japonicus, one DNA window encodes the following:
- the hemL gene encoding glutamate-1-semialdehyde 2,1-aminomutase, translating to MTKSAELYEKAQKTIPGGVNSPVRAFNGVGGAPVFIERADGPLIFDADGKAYIDYVGSWGPMILGHNHAVIREAVISAAQRGLSFGAPTETEITMAELVSELVPSMEQVRMVSSGTEATMSAIRLARGFTGRDKIMKFEGCYHGHADSLLVKAGSGALTLGQPSSPGVPADFAKYTLTATFNDLDSVRELFAANKGEIACIIVEPVAGNMNCIPPVEGFHEGLRQICDEEGALLIFDEVMTGFRVALGGAQGYYNIKPDLTTLGKVIGGGMPVGAFGGRKDVMQYIAPTGPVYQAGTLSGNPVAMAAGYACLNVLKEEGNEKRLAATTKQLADGFKDLADRHGIPLVVNQVGGMFGFFFTDQERVTCYEDVAKCDIGRFKRFFHLMLDHGVYLAPSAFEASFTSLAHGSKEIEATLEAADRCFAMLANEA from the coding sequence ATGACCAAATCAGCAGAACTTTATGAGAAAGCACAAAAAACCATTCCTGGTGGGGTTAACTCTCCAGTACGTGCTTTCAACGGTGTTGGTGGCGCACCTGTATTTATTGAACGTGCAGACGGCCCGTTAATTTTCGATGCTGATGGTAAAGCGTACATTGATTACGTTGGCTCTTGGGGACCAATGATCCTTGGTCACAACCATGCGGTTATCCGTGAAGCCGTGATCAGCGCAGCACAACGTGGCCTAAGCTTCGGTGCGCCAACTGAAACTGAAATCACAATGGCTGAGCTGGTTTCTGAGCTTGTTCCATCAATGGAGCAAGTCCGTATGGTGAGCTCTGGTACAGAAGCAACCATGAGTGCGATTCGCCTGGCTCGCGGTTTCACTGGTCGCGATAAGATCATGAAGTTTGAAGGCTGCTACCATGGACATGCGGACAGCTTGTTGGTTAAAGCGGGTTCAGGCGCGCTAACACTAGGTCAGCCAAGCTCTCCTGGTGTTCCGGCAGATTTCGCAAAATACACATTAACCGCAACATTCAACGATTTAGACTCCGTTCGCGAATTGTTCGCAGCCAACAAAGGTGAGATCGCCTGTATCATCGTTGAGCCTGTTGCGGGTAACATGAACTGCATTCCACCAGTGGAAGGTTTCCATGAAGGCCTACGTCAAATCTGTGACGAAGAAGGCGCTCTACTTATTTTCGATGAAGTGATGACTGGATTCCGTGTCGCTCTTGGCGGCGCTCAAGGGTACTACAACATCAAACCCGATCTTACGACTCTAGGTAAAGTGATCGGCGGTGGTATGCCAGTAGGCGCATTTGGTGGTCGTAAAGATGTCATGCAGTACATTGCACCAACAGGCCCTGTTTACCAAGCAGGCACACTTTCTGGTAATCCTGTAGCAATGGCAGCTGGCTACGCATGTCTTAACGTATTGAAAGAAGAAGGAAACGAGAAACGTCTAGCAGCAACAACTAAGCAGCTCGCGGACGGTTTCAAAGATCTTGCAGATCGCCACGGCATTCCACTGGTTGTAAACCAAGTTGGCGGTATGTTTGGCTTCTTCTTTACCGATCAAGAGCGCGTGACTTGTTATGAAGACGTCGCTAAGTGCGATATCGGACGCTTTAAGCGTTTCTTCCATTTAATGCTGGACCACGGTGTTTACCTAGCACCTTCGGCATTCGAAGCGAGCTTTACCTCTCTTGCTCACGGTAGCAAAGAAATTGAAGCGACTCTGGAAGCTGCCGATCGTTGTTTTGCAATGTTGGCAAACGAAGCTTAA
- the erpA gene encoding iron-sulfur cluster insertion protein ErpA has protein sequence MSEVNIPLTFSDAAAQRVGALIAEEENPNLKLRVYITGGGCSGFQYGFTFDENVNEGDTTIENSGVTLVVDPMSLQYLVGGQVDYTEGLEGSRFFVSNPNATTTCGCGASFSV, from the coding sequence GTGAGCGAAGTAAATATCCCATTAACATTCTCGGATGCTGCTGCACAGCGTGTAGGCGCTTTAATTGCTGAAGAAGAAAACCCGAATCTAAAACTGCGTGTTTATATCACAGGTGGCGGTTGTAGCGGTTTCCAATACGGTTTTACGTTTGATGAGAACGTAAACGAGGGAGACACAACGATTGAAAACAGTGGTGTGACACTGGTTGTTGATCCAATGAGCCTACAGTACTTAGTAGGTGGCCAAGTCGATTACACTGAAGGCCTAGAAGGTTCACGCTTCTTTGTGAGCAACCCAAATGCCACGACAACCTGTGGTTGCGGTGCGTCGTTCAGCGTGTAA
- a CDS encoding efflux RND transporter permease subunit produces the protein MFALIDAALSRTRTMIVLLLFILVSGVFTYITIPKESSPDITIPIIYVSVSHQGISPQDAERLLVRPIEQELRSIEGVEEMTSTASEGHASVMLEFSVGVDLNKAMADVREGVDLAKPKLPTDSDEPIVNEVTLASEEPALSVVLYGTVPERTIVQIARQLRDKLESFKQILEVDIAGDREDTVEIIVDPLLMESYGLDQVDIYNLIAMNNRVVAAGFVDTGYGRFSVKVPSVFESLQDVLELPVKTDGKKVITVGDVATVRRAFRDAESYARLDGDSAIVLDVKKRAGENSIESVALIKAVLTEAQQRQDWPNNLLVEYTWDQSKDVKMMLNDLQNNILSAIILVVIVIIAILGVRTALLVGISIPGSFLTGLLVLALFGLTVNIVVLFSLIMAVGMLVDGAIVVTEFADRRMQEGVPRRQAYRDAATRMAWPITASTATTLAAFAPLLFWPDVTGEFMKYLPLTLIATLAASLMMALLFVPVLGGLIGKPQTVVHSQRERMLALHEGDYEKATGITKLYFLTLDIALKHPLKILMSAILLAFAVGFTYVKAGLGVEFFPEVDPPFFQVKVRSYGDLSIDEKDLIMRDIESIMLGHDEFESVYTKTGGDDEIGVIQITPVDWQYRRKVKDIIEELKSQTDQYAGVEIEYKFPDAGPPVDHDLVIEMSSRKLEDLDEAAKMVRLWADSYPAFTNISDSSSKEGIDWKIDIRREDAGRYLADTTLVGNTVQFVTNGLKLGDYLPDDATEEVDILVRYPEEKRDIGRFEQLKVKTPAGMIPVTNFSSIEPEPKQDTIRRIDGHRIVSVYADIKDGYNLALELPKIDEELRELPLPVSAEFKLRGQNEEQENSSAFLQNAFIVALVFMALILITQFNSFYQAFLILSAVLFSTVGVFAGLLIFHKPFGVIMSGIGVIALAGIVVNNNIVLIDTYNHLRKRGLDKRDAILRTGVQRLRPVLLTTVTTILGLLPMVLEMNIDLINQSIEFGAPSTQWWSQLATAVAGGLAFATVLTLVLTPCLLMLGREHKLEESTDKVIESQP, from the coding sequence ATGTTTGCTTTGATTGATGCGGCGCTGTCTCGCACTCGGACTATGATCGTTTTGCTTCTCTTTATTTTGGTGTCGGGTGTGTTTACCTACATAACGATTCCGAAAGAGTCGAGTCCAGATATTACTATTCCTATCATTTATGTCTCAGTGAGTCACCAAGGTATTTCCCCGCAAGATGCTGAGCGTTTGTTAGTTCGGCCAATAGAACAAGAGCTTCGTTCTATTGAAGGTGTTGAGGAAATGACATCAACGGCGTCAGAGGGACATGCTTCGGTCATGCTAGAGTTCAGTGTTGGCGTTGACCTAAATAAAGCTATGGCAGACGTTCGGGAAGGCGTGGATCTTGCAAAACCAAAACTGCCAACGGACAGTGATGAGCCTATCGTGAATGAAGTGACTTTAGCATCCGAAGAGCCTGCACTCTCTGTCGTTTTGTATGGCACAGTACCAGAACGGACTATCGTGCAAATTGCTCGGCAGCTCAGAGATAAGTTGGAAAGTTTTAAGCAGATATTAGAAGTCGATATTGCTGGGGACAGGGAAGATACGGTTGAGATTATCGTTGATCCTTTGTTGATGGAAAGCTACGGATTGGATCAGGTCGATATTTATAATCTGATCGCCATGAATAATCGAGTGGTGGCGGCTGGATTCGTTGATACAGGGTATGGGAGATTCTCAGTAAAAGTTCCCTCGGTGTTTGAGTCTTTACAAGATGTGCTAGAGCTTCCCGTCAAAACGGATGGCAAAAAAGTTATCACAGTTGGCGACGTTGCAACGGTAAGACGCGCCTTTCGAGATGCAGAAAGCTATGCGCGTTTGGATGGTGATTCAGCTATTGTTCTGGATGTGAAAAAGCGTGCGGGTGAGAACAGCATCGAAAGTGTCGCTCTTATTAAAGCGGTGCTCACTGAAGCTCAGCAGAGACAAGATTGGCCAAATAATCTATTGGTTGAATACACTTGGGATCAGTCAAAAGATGTAAAAATGATGCTCAACGATCTGCAAAACAATATTCTGTCGGCCATCATTCTTGTTGTCATTGTTATTATTGCTATCTTAGGTGTCCGTACCGCACTCCTTGTTGGTATATCAATACCAGGGTCATTTTTAACAGGTTTGTTAGTACTCGCTCTCTTTGGCTTAACCGTTAATATTGTTGTGTTGTTTTCGCTTATTATGGCCGTTGGTATGCTTGTCGATGGCGCAATAGTGGTGACTGAATTCGCTGATAGGCGGATGCAAGAAGGAGTACCTCGACGTCAGGCTTACCGAGATGCCGCAACTCGAATGGCTTGGCCTATTACAGCTTCTACCGCGACAACGTTGGCGGCTTTCGCTCCATTACTTTTTTGGCCGGATGTCACTGGCGAATTCATGAAGTATTTGCCGCTGACATTGATAGCGACACTCGCCGCCTCATTAATGATGGCCCTGCTGTTTGTGCCTGTATTAGGTGGGCTAATAGGCAAGCCTCAAACCGTTGTTCATTCTCAGCGTGAACGGATGCTAGCCCTACATGAGGGTGACTACGAAAAAGCGACCGGGATTACAAAGTTATACTTTCTTACCCTTGATATCGCTCTCAAACATCCTTTAAAAATTTTAATGAGTGCCATTCTTCTCGCTTTTGCCGTGGGTTTTACCTATGTGAAGGCGGGGTTAGGCGTTGAGTTTTTCCCAGAAGTAGACCCTCCGTTTTTTCAAGTCAAAGTTCGATCCTATGGTGACCTCTCGATTGATGAAAAAGATCTCATTATGAGAGACATTGAATCCATCATGTTAGGCCATGATGAGTTTGAAAGTGTCTATACGAAAACGGGTGGGGACGATGAAATCGGTGTGATTCAGATTACCCCCGTAGATTGGCAATATCGACGTAAAGTAAAAGACATCATCGAAGAACTTAAGTCGCAAACGGATCAGTATGCAGGGGTAGAAATTGAATATAAGTTTCCAGATGCAGGCCCTCCAGTTGATCATGACTTGGTTATCGAAATGTCTTCCCGAAAACTCGAAGATCTCGATGAAGCGGCAAAGATGGTTAGGCTATGGGCCGATTCATACCCTGCCTTTACCAATATCAGTGATAGTTCCAGTAAAGAAGGCATCGACTGGAAAATTGACATTCGACGTGAGGATGCTGGGCGTTATCTTGCAGACACTACACTGGTTGGCAACACGGTGCAGTTTGTGACGAATGGCTTGAAGTTAGGCGATTATTTGCCCGATGACGCGACCGAAGAAGTCGATATATTGGTCCGTTATCCTGAAGAAAAACGCGATATTGGTCGCTTTGAGCAACTGAAAGTCAAAACACCAGCAGGAATGATCCCTGTGACAAATTTTTCAAGTATTGAACCAGAGCCTAAGCAAGATACGATACGTAGAATTGATGGTCATAGGATAGTGAGCGTTTACGCCGATATTAAAGATGGATACAACTTAGCCTTAGAGCTGCCTAAAATCGATGAGGAGTTACGTGAACTGCCTCTCCCTGTGAGCGCAGAATTCAAACTTCGAGGGCAGAATGAAGAGCAAGAAAATTCCTCAGCTTTTTTACAAAACGCATTTATCGTTGCGTTGGTCTTTATGGCGTTGATTCTGATTACTCAATTTAACAGCTTCTATCAGGCTTTTCTGATCCTTAGCGCTGTGTTGTTTTCGACCGTTGGTGTATTCGCAGGATTGCTTATTTTCCACAAGCCATTTGGCGTGATCATGTCTGGTATTGGCGTGATAGCGTTGGCTGGAATTGTGGTCAATAACAATATTGTACTGATCGATACGTATAACCACCTACGGAAGCGGGGATTAGACAAGCGCGATGCTATCTTAAGAACAGGTGTCCAACGTTTAAGACCTGTACTTCTAACGACAGTAACAACGATTTTAGGCCTCTTGCCGATGGTTTTAGAAATGAATATTGATCTTATTAATCAGTCCATTGAATTTGGAGCGCCAAGTACTCAATGGTGGTCTCAGCTTGCGACGGCGGTTGCTGGTGGGTTAGCGTTTGCCACGGTGTTAACATTGGTGCTCACTCCCTGCTTACTCATGCTAGGAAGAGAGCACAAACTTGAAGAATCCACAGACAAAGTGATTGAAAGTCAGCCATAA
- a CDS encoding efflux RND transporter periplasmic adaptor subunit: MANFSITRFLSARPYIVSLFIICLLSLWLGLGMLKADDSPPKHDVEKAPLAKVVYSSFTASNTFKSIELYGRTAPDKQANLGAEIAGKIIQVSVEKGQIVKQGQVVALIDKGDLEIQLERARAILKVREQEYKAVQSLKNKGLQGEVAFTNAQASLVEAKAMVTSARVALRNTSVTAPFTGIVDYLYVERGDFVGVGDPVAKLIDLSNLVIEADVSERHIRELSLHQSANIKFISGEIVEGNVDYISRISSPVTNTFPIEIIFPNPEQSIPAGMSAEVTLNLNELSAIKLTPAMLALDESGNLGVKTLVENKVKFVPIQLVKAEKDGVWLTGLGDTVDVITIGQGFVRDGDEVIAVREDK, encoded by the coding sequence ATGGCTAACTTTTCCATTACGCGTTTTCTCTCCGCTCGTCCCTACATCGTTTCACTGTTTATCATTTGTCTATTGTCGCTTTGGCTGGGCTTGGGCATGCTTAAAGCGGATGACTCTCCACCAAAACACGATGTTGAAAAAGCACCACTGGCTAAAGTGGTTTATTCCTCGTTTACTGCCAGCAACACCTTTAAATCTATAGAACTTTATGGTCGAACAGCACCTGATAAGCAAGCTAACTTGGGGGCTGAGATCGCTGGAAAAATTATTCAGGTTAGTGTCGAAAAAGGGCAGATTGTAAAGCAAGGGCAGGTCGTTGCTCTGATTGATAAAGGCGATCTGGAGATCCAACTTGAACGTGCTCGCGCAATATTAAAAGTTAGAGAACAAGAATATAAAGCCGTGCAATCTTTGAAAAACAAAGGGTTGCAAGGGGAGGTGGCGTTTACGAACGCTCAAGCCTCTCTTGTGGAAGCAAAAGCAATGGTGACGAGTGCCCGCGTCGCTTTGCGAAATACGTCCGTCACCGCACCATTTACCGGTATCGTGGATTACTTGTATGTTGAAAGAGGCGATTTTGTTGGTGTCGGCGATCCAGTGGCGAAACTGATCGACCTGTCGAATCTGGTCATTGAAGCGGATGTAAGCGAAAGGCATATCAGGGAGCTGTCTCTTCACCAATCTGCAAACATTAAATTTATCTCAGGCGAAATAGTGGAAGGAAACGTTGATTACATCTCACGTATTTCTTCGCCTGTAACGAACACATTTCCAATAGAAATTATTTTCCCTAACCCTGAGCAATCTATTCCTGCGGGTATGAGTGCTGAAGTCACTCTTAACTTAAATGAGCTGTCTGCAATAAAGTTAACCCCTGCAATGTTGGCGTTGGATGAATCTGGAAATTTAGGCGTAAAAACCTTAGTAGAGAACAAAGTGAAGTTTGTTCCCATCCAATTGGTAAAAGCGGAAAAAGACGGTGTTTGGTTAACGGGGTTAGGCGATACCGTTGATGTCATCACTATAGGGCAAGGCTTCGTTCGAGACGGAGACGAAGTTATCGCAGTGAGAGAAGATAAGTAG
- a CDS encoding AI-2E family transporter produces MSDKVKITSNHWVLIAALLAAGFACFLLVEPYINSIVMAFIISLLMFPVHEQIEQRLPSHKNLTSLLSCIILTFIIVVPLLFVFAAIVQQGSAFSQNVYQWVTSGGIQTLFEHPWVVKGLSLINTYLPFDSVNPQEIAQKIASFATSFGSNLVGISAKVLGDATTFLMDFFLMLFVLFFLLRDHDKIISAIRHILPLSRSQEDKLLDEIEQVSKSAVMGSFLTAIAQGFAGGIGMWLAGFPGLFWGTMMGFASFIPVVGTALIWIPAVIYLFLTGDNTWAIFLLIWSIIVVGSIDNLLRPLLMQGSAGMNTLMIFFSLLGGLHLFGLIGLIYGPLIFAITMVLFKIYEEEFQDFLDRQDQN; encoded by the coding sequence GTGTCAGATAAAGTCAAAATCACTTCAAATCACTGGGTACTGATAGCCGCTTTACTTGCTGCTGGATTCGCCTGTTTTCTATTAGTCGAACCCTATATCAACTCCATTGTAATGGCATTTATCATATCTCTACTGATGTTTCCCGTTCATGAACAGATAGAGCAACGATTGCCTAGTCATAAGAACCTAACCTCCCTGCTCTCGTGTATTATTCTCACTTTTATCATCGTTGTGCCACTGCTGTTTGTATTTGCGGCAATTGTCCAGCAAGGTTCTGCATTTTCGCAAAATGTTTATCAATGGGTGACCAGCGGTGGTATCCAAACGCTATTCGAACACCCTTGGGTGGTAAAAGGCCTCTCCCTCATCAATACTTATTTGCCTTTTGATTCCGTCAATCCGCAAGAAATCGCACAAAAGATCGCTAGCTTTGCGACTTCATTCGGCTCTAACTTGGTTGGAATCAGTGCCAAGGTGCTAGGTGATGCGACAACCTTCCTAATGGACTTCTTTTTAATGTTGTTTGTTTTGTTCTTCCTATTAAGAGATCACGACAAAATAATCAGCGCGATTCGCCATATCCTTCCTCTTTCACGCAGCCAAGAGGACAAACTGCTGGATGAGATCGAACAGGTATCAAAATCGGCGGTAATGGGGTCATTTTTAACCGCGATAGCACAAGGTTTTGCTGGTGGTATCGGAATGTGGCTAGCTGGCTTCCCAGGGCTTTTCTGGGGAACCATGATGGGATTTGCCTCGTTCATTCCCGTTGTCGGTACGGCGCTTATCTGGATTCCAGCTGTCATCTACCTTTTCCTAACGGGTGACAATACGTGGGCTATATTTTTGCTGATTTGGAGTATTATCGTAGTCGGCTCCATCGACAATTTACTTCGCCCACTCCTGATGCAAGGCAGTGCTGGAATGAATACCTTAATGATTTTCTTCTCACTTCTTGGAGGCTTACACCTATTTGGTCTCATTGGTTTGATCTACGGGCCACTCATCTTTGCAATCACCATGGTGCTGTTTAAAATTTATGAAGAAGAGTTTCAAGACTTTCTAGATAGACAGGATCAGAACTAA
- the rsmC gene encoding 16S rRNA (guanine(1207)-N(2))-methyltransferase RsmC produces MSAYIAPSQIAERQLAYFEGKHVLVAGESEDLFPVELVKHCASVTVFTTNYGYYRQLQPYQQVKSVFGAEFTEDTQADMVLLYWPKAKAEAEYLLAMLMAKLGADTEIVVVGENRSGVKSIEKMFKPYGPITKFDSARRCSFYWGQCQNPPQSFDMNQWFKSYAVNYKDCSLTIKSLPGVFSHGQFDTGSELLLDTLPPLSGKVLDFGCGAGVIGSVMAMLNPSIELEMCDISALAIESSKKTLEANNLKGNVFASDVYSDTSDDYQFIISNPPFHSGLDTSYNATETLLELAPNYQKPRGELLIVANSFLKYQPIIEKSFGNCETLNKTNKFAIYHAKK; encoded by the coding sequence ATGTCTGCTTATATTGCACCAAGCCAAATCGCTGAAAGGCAACTTGCTTACTTTGAAGGAAAGCACGTTCTTGTTGCGGGTGAGTCTGAAGATCTGTTTCCCGTCGAACTAGTCAAACATTGCGCGTCGGTGACAGTTTTTACCACCAACTATGGCTACTATCGCCAGTTACAACCTTATCAACAGGTTAAGTCTGTTTTTGGGGCAGAGTTCACTGAAGATACACAAGCTGACATGGTATTGCTCTACTGGCCAAAAGCAAAAGCAGAAGCCGAATATTTACTTGCTATGCTAATGGCAAAACTTGGTGCAGACACAGAGATTGTTGTTGTTGGTGAGAATCGTTCGGGCGTTAAGAGCATCGAAAAAATGTTCAAACCTTACGGCCCTATCACGAAATTTGATTCAGCTCGTCGATGCTCTTTTTATTGGGGGCAATGCCAGAACCCACCTCAATCTTTCGATATGAATCAATGGTTTAAGAGCTACGCCGTCAACTATAAAGATTGCAGTCTAACGATAAAGAGCTTACCGGGCGTGTTTAGCCATGGGCAGTTTGATACGGGTAGTGAGTTGTTATTGGATACTCTTCCACCATTGTCAGGAAAAGTACTCGACTTTGGATGTGGTGCTGGTGTGATTGGCTCCGTCATGGCGATGCTAAATCCAAGTATTGAGCTTGAGATGTGTGATATCAGTGCTTTGGCAATCGAATCGAGTAAAAAAACTCTTGAAGCAAATAACCTGAAAGGCAATGTGTTTGCGTCCGACGTTTATTCAGACACTAGTGACGATTACCAATTTATCATTAGTAATCCTCCCTTCCACTCAGGATTAGACACCAGTTACAATGCAACAGAAACGCTTTTAGAGTTGGCACCTAACTACCAAAAGCCACGAGGTGAACTACTCATCGTTGCGAATAGCTTCTTGAAATATCAGCCAATTATTGAAAAATCATTTGGTAATTGCGAGACATTAAATAAGACGAATAAATTCGCTATTTACCACGCAAAAAAATAA